A window of Juglans regia cultivar Chandler chromosome 7, Walnut 2.0, whole genome shotgun sequence contains these coding sequences:
- the LOC109010465 gene encoding bifunctional protein FolD 1, mitochondrial-like isoform X3: MRGVGNWVCVVRRGLGRRVRYSPCRSPQYPTVLGPNFPDVWIPSTNTHRPQSSAIFPKGQTAAIIDGNFIAHDIKSRIADEIRRTKAVTGKCPGLAVVLVGKRRDSRTFINIKLKACEEVGIATLIAELPETCTESELLHVVSGFNEDTSVHGIIVQLPLPRHLDEEKVMTFVSPEKDVDGFHPLNMGNLAMRGREPLFVPCAPKGCLELLLRLGVEIIGKKSVVIGRSKMVGLPTSFLLQRHHATVTTVHAFTNNPEQITSKADIVVSDVGIPNMVRGNWLKPGAVVIDMGNNLVKAYGWKS; encoded by the exons ATGCGAGGTGTTGGGAACTGGGTGTGTGTGGTCAGGCGTGGACTAGGAAGGAGAGTTCGCTATTCCCCGTGTAGATCTCCTCAGTATCCTACTGTCCTCGGTCCCAACTTTCCCGACGTTTGGATTCCCAGCACCAACACCCACCGTCCTCAATCCTCTGCAATTTTCC CCAAGGGTCAGACTGCTGCGATAATCGATGGGAATTTCATTGCACATGACATAAAGTCCAGAATAGCCGATGAAATACGCAGAACGAAGGCAGTCACTGGAAAATGTCCTGGATTGGCTGTTGTTTTGGTGGGTAAAAGGAGGGACTCGAGGACTTTCATTAATATAAAGCTAAAAGCTTGTGAAGAAGTTGGAATTGCAACTCTGATTGCGGAACTGCCCGAAACCTGCACAGAAAGTGAACTTCTTCATGTTGTCTCAGGTTTCAACGAGGACACGTCTGTACACGGTATCATCGTGCAACTTCCTTTGCCACGA CATTTGGACGAGGAAAAAGTTATGACTTTTGTGAGTCCAGAAAAAGACGTGGATGGCTTTCATCCCCTCAATATGGGTAATCTTGCAATGAGAGGAAGGGAGCCCCTATTCGTCCCTTGTGCCCCTAAGGGTTGCCTTGAGCTATTGCTTAGGTTAGGTGTGGAAATCATTGGAAAAAAATCCGTGGTAATTGGGAGAAGCAAGATGGTTGGATTGCCTACTTCCTTTCTGTTGCAG AGGCACCATGCAACGGTCACCACTGTGCACGCATTCACCAATAACCCAGAACAGATAACTTCTAAGGCTGACATTGTAGTCTCAGATGTTGGAATCCCAAACATGGTCCGAGGCAATTGGCTAAAGCCGGGAGCAGTTGTAATCGATATGGGAAACAATCTAGTAAAG GCTTATGGTTGGAAGAGTTAA
- the LOC109010465 gene encoding bifunctional protein FolD 1, mitochondrial-like isoform X2, which yields MRGVGNWVCVVRRGLGRRVRYSPCRSPQYPTVLGPNFPDVWIPSTNTHRPQSSAIFPKGQTAAIIDGNFIAHDIKSRIADEIRRTKAVTGKCPGLAVVLVGKRRDSRTFINIKLKACEEVGIATLIAELPETCTESELLHVVSGFNEDTSVHGIIVQLPLPRHLDEEKVMTFVSPEKDVDGFHPLNMGNLAMRGREPLFVPCAPKGCLELLLRLGVEIIGKKSVVIGRSKMVGLPTSFLLQRHHATVTTVHAFTNNPEQITSKADIVVSDVGIPNMVRGNWLKPGAVVIDMGNNLVKDNCNIQMDG from the exons ATGCGAGGTGTTGGGAACTGGGTGTGTGTGGTCAGGCGTGGACTAGGAAGGAGAGTTCGCTATTCCCCGTGTAGATCTCCTCAGTATCCTACTGTCCTCGGTCCCAACTTTCCCGACGTTTGGATTCCCAGCACCAACACCCACCGTCCTCAATCCTCTGCAATTTTCC CCAAGGGTCAGACTGCTGCGATAATCGATGGGAATTTCATTGCACATGACATAAAGTCCAGAATAGCCGATGAAATACGCAGAACGAAGGCAGTCACTGGAAAATGTCCTGGATTGGCTGTTGTTTTGGTGGGTAAAAGGAGGGACTCGAGGACTTTCATTAATATAAAGCTAAAAGCTTGTGAAGAAGTTGGAATTGCAACTCTGATTGCGGAACTGCCCGAAACCTGCACAGAAAGTGAACTTCTTCATGTTGTCTCAGGTTTCAACGAGGACACGTCTGTACACGGTATCATCGTGCAACTTCCTTTGCCACGA CATTTGGACGAGGAAAAAGTTATGACTTTTGTGAGTCCAGAAAAAGACGTGGATGGCTTTCATCCCCTCAATATGGGTAATCTTGCAATGAGAGGAAGGGAGCCCCTATTCGTCCCTTGTGCCCCTAAGGGTTGCCTTGAGCTATTGCTTAGGTTAGGTGTGGAAATCATTGGAAAAAAATCCGTGGTAATTGGGAGAAGCAAGATGGTTGGATTGCCTACTTCCTTTCTGTTGCAG AGGCACCATGCAACGGTCACCACTGTGCACGCATTCACCAATAACCCAGAACAGATAACTTCTAAGGCTGACATTGTAGTCTCAGATGTTGGAATCCCAAACATGGTCCGAGGCAATTGGCTAAAGCCGGGAGCAGTTGTAATCGATATGGGAAACAATCTAGTAAAG GATAA